Proteins from one Nicotiana tabacum cultivar K326 chromosome 23, ASM71507v2, whole genome shotgun sequence genomic window:
- the LOC107826536 gene encoding putative E3 ubiquitin-protein ligase RHA4A, with the protein MGIPESPSPPHLYPQALQLKLYQAFIFSIPILFSIILFLLFYLFYLKRRASTGSNSPALTLPRSSTHAIIHGEVDIKGMLKNKLPVILFDEDSMIRDSQCCVCLGEFEIKEELHQLPSCKHIFHVECIRHWLRSNFSCPLCRCHVIITRQNPQPPQQPASNLGHNNQLRLDDGNSNNNNPPNINEEEREQHDRTINTANISREEHHVVIIEELCSASSSSSTAENSERDSSHVETLVISIKA; encoded by the exons ATGGGGATCCCTGAATCTCCTAGTCCACCTCACTTATATCCTCAAGCACTTCAACTTAAACTTTATCAAGCTTTCATCTTCTCAATTCCAATACTTTTTTCTATAatcttgtttcttttgttttacttgttttatcTTAAAAGAAGGGCTTCTACTGGTTCTAATTCCCCTGCTCTAACACTTCCAAGGAGTTCAACTCATGCTATTATTCAT GGTGAGGTAGATATAAAGGGGATGCTCAAGAACAAGCTTCCTGTGATATTATTTGATGAAGATTCAATGATCAGAGATTCCCA GTGTTGTGTTTGCTTGGGAGAATTTGAGATCAAAGAAGAGTTGCATCAGTTACCTTCTTGTAAACACATTTTCCATGTCGAATGCATACGCCATTGGCTTCGTTCGAATTTCTCTTGTCCTCTCTGTAGATGCCATGTTATTATTACAAGACAAAATCCACAACCTCCACAGCAGCCAGCTTCTAATCTTGGACATAACAATCAACTCAGATTAGATGATGGAAATTCCAATAATAACAACCCTCCAAATATAAATGAAGAGGAAAGGGAACAACACGATAGAACGATTAACACAGCCAATATTAGCAGAGAAGAACATCATGTGGTGATAATTGAAGAATTGTGTAGTGCTAGTTCATCCTCTAGCACTGCTGAAAATAGTGAAAGAGATTCTTCTCATGTAGAAACTCTTGTTATCAGTATTAAGGCCTAA